A region from the Linepithema humile isolate Giens D197 chromosome 1, Lhum_UNIL_v1.0, whole genome shotgun sequence genome encodes:
- the LOC105668959 gene encoding nuclear RNA export factor 1-like — protein MNKLIHPAVAQQPVPLVPIQLDSAIAIRIAMGAKMANERLLMAHPDIWHQIRIIRGAQYDKETILKAILKAIEPFDLIPVKYDVCGDDAYFMARNCGFALEKLCKTNLIINNVQNDAVILMIILGYSSIQNTKIHIQPVLLAALAKRYDPNQKILNLRSFHKDPNIESIVYCPLSLDKMSNHVLKLAKNAIATIEYLNLQYNELFNITAIENSELTFIKYLDLRNNNLLNMNVLAPLQDLKIIKLWLDGNPLCENYATAKRYVENAKKYCPYLQELDGVTIVSNMPFIYRDYFKDEKALDFVRKFASHFFTLYDQLDRTVLRGIYHKNAFYSMSFGIPNSMAQKKNLVQYTGSRNLLRKGPKKNSHLYYGQEDILANLIKMPRTYHDKNSFKYDIMYDDGKCIVINITGLFKKLSSGTNILSFSRTFVLLAAMDNEYHILNDQNHIDAAPQNMTPDQIAVKYTYDEFVPTCFSLSEKSVLITRMKQITKMNDEWCKNYLSENEWDTRKAVNSFMKDLKNSSIPDLAFHN, from the coding sequence ATGAATAAACTGATACATCCAGCAGTTGCTCAGCAACCTGTACCTCTCGTTCCTATTCAGTTGGATTCTGCAATTGCCATAAGGATAGCTATGGGTGCAAAAATGGCCaatgaaagattattaatgGCACACCCTGATATATGGCATCAAATTAGAATCATCAGAGGTGCCCAATACGACAAGGAAACAATTCTAAAGGCTATTTTGAAGGCGATAGAACCATTTGATTTAATACCAGTGAAGTATGATGTCTGCGGAGATGATGCATATTTCATGGCGAGAAATTGTGGCTTTGCTCTTGAGAAGCTGTGCAAGACAAACTTGATCATCAATAATGTTCAGAACGATGCTGTCATCCTTATGATAATTTTAGGATACTCCTCAAtccaaaatacaaaaattcacATACAGCCAGTTCTTTTAGCTGCACTAGCAAAGAGGTATGATCCGAATcagaagatattaaatttaagaagttTCCACAAAGATCCGAATATAGAAAGTATCGTCTACTGTCCTTTGTCACTAGATAAAATGTCCAATCATGTTTTAAAACTAGCCAAAAATGCTATAGCCACGATCGAGTACttgaatttacaatataacGAATTGTTCAACATAACAGCGATCGAGAATTCAGAACTAACATTCATCAAATACTTGGATCTAAGAAAcaacaatttgttaaatatgaaCGTATTGGCGCCTCTGCAAGATCTAAAAATCATTAAACTCTGGTTGGATGGAAATCCGCTTTGCGAAAATTACGCGACTGCAAAACGATACGTGGAAAATGCAAAGAAGTATTGTCCGTATCTGCAGGAGCTAGATGGTGTAACCATCGTGTCTAACATGCCGTTTATATACAGAGACTACTTTAAAGACGAAAAAGCACTGGATTTTGTGCGTAAATTTGCTTCACACTTTTTCACTTTGTACGATCAACTCGACAGGACGGTATTACGGGGAATTTATCACAAGAACGCGTTTTACTCAATGAGCTTCGGCATTCCGAATTCCATGGCGCAAAAGAAGAACCTTGTTCAATATACAGGAAGTAGAAATTTACTGAGAAAAGGGCCAAAGAAGAATTCGCATCTCTATTACGGTCAAGAGGATATTCTGGCAAATCTAATCAAAATGCCTAGAACTTATCATGACAAAAACTCttttaaatatgacattatGTACGACGATGGCAAGTGCATAGTAATAAACATTACAggattattcaaaaaattaagctCCGGCACAAACATATTGTCGTTTTCGAGAACGTTTGTTCTATTGGCTGCGATGGACAACGAATATCACATTTTGAACGATCAGAATCACATAGACGCAGCCCCTCAGAATATGACGCCTGATCAAATAGCTGTCAAGTACACGTATGACGAATTTGTACCGACTTGCTTCAGTCTGAGCGAGAAATCGGTACTAATTACCAGAATGAAACAGATCACTAAGATGAATGACGAATGGTGCAAAAATTATCTGTCGGAAAACGAGTGGGACACGCGGAAGGCAGTAAATAGCTTCATGAAGGATCTCAAAAATTCATCGATACCTGATCTCGCGTTCCACAATTAG
- the LOC105668958 gene encoding probable serine/threonine-protein kinase clkA, giving the protein MESVRRYLVLISVGILWSCVLCLQRPPPRYSQQYMPETSFSCRNKIVGSYYADPETDCQVFHVCVSVAGTIQDYKFLCPNDTAFDQESQTCADWYDVDCEAATLYYASDNFDLYRIGSGLESVAYDSLRSDAEPQDHLQRSETSDAVRSSANTVNRVSSSNYNNNNRDILRGSSSGNLYNRNNKEDDYETEKSYKEDVSQDAKRKGGVRKVSRKQPYTGNGSANYSPSTTSTSAPAVVSQNNYNGNYYNTYNNNQRSTAYVSSTTARPQENYSKNVNTQRYNTAPSTYRPSTTYQNTYNNYQSPSSTTAKTTQYNTNVYNSAYNTNNYNQQNTGNSAPITTLRPSSYSPKTSYQAYQGQFAQSTTVQPSTNYQSSDYTNHQQRSYNNIQRGSSSVAYQSTTPASTAYDNNNYNNNNNNYNSNYNNYNNNYNNNNGQYRPATSTRQDVSQTTAKYFASNFASNSYAPTTYSPATKKYANGDNTVAQTALRNNDNAGQYYDKSSSQAIKPSTQYYDTTRPPKKATQYNNYDNASSGKSYYIESSTNSYDLGRSSVGIGFSPASINHLAESPRTTPVPRRSSSATTYNPNTFSSNVQKTVQPTTTPRGVTYVSGSARPFTSTTRLPSSSSSTSNTTARPKSGKKNDYDYAYYDSTGALEYDGVDLEHVTSNKESTKIARN; this is encoded by the exons ATGGAGTCTGTGAGACGATACCTCGTCCTAATCTCGG TGGGAATACTGTGGAGTTGCGTGCTATGTCTGCAACGACCACCACCGAGATATTCTCAGCAGTATATGCCGGAAACCTCGTTCAGTTGTCGCAACAAGATTGTCGGTAGCTATTACGCGGACCCTGAGACCGACTGCCAAGTCTTCCACGTTTGTGTTTCTGTAGCTGGCACTATTCAGGACTACAA ATTCCTGTGTCCCAACGATACTGCCTTCGATCAGGAGAGTCAAACGTGCGCGGACTGGTACGACGTGGATTGCGAGGCCGCGACCCTCTACTACGCCAGCGACAACTTCGACCTGTACAGAATCGGTTCCGGTCTGGAGTCCGTGGCCTACGACAGCCTGCGCAGCGATGCCGAGCCGCAGGATCACCTGCAGCGCAGTGAGACCAGCGACGCGGTCCGATCGTCCGCGAACACGGTGAACCGCGTGTCCTCGTCTAATTACAACAACAATAATCGCGATATACTGCGTGGTAGCAGCAGCGGCAACTTGTACAATCGGAACAACAAAGAAGACGATTACGAGACCGAGAAGTCGTACAAGGAGGACGTGAGTCAAGACGCGAAGAGGAAGGGCGGCGTGAGGAAGGTCAGCAGGAAGCAACCGTACACCGGCAACGGCAGTGCCAACTACTCGCCGTCGACCACCAGTACGTCGGCACCGGCCGTGGTCAGTCAGAACAACTACAACGgcaattattacaatacatacaACAACAACCAACGATCCACGGCGTACGTTTCGTCGACAACCGCACGGCCTCAGGAGAACTACAGCAAGAACGTAAACACGCAGAGATATAACACAGCACCGTCCACATACCGACCTAGCACAACGTACCAGAATACGTACAACAACTATCAATCGCCTAGCAGCACGACCGCGAAAACGACGCAGTACAACACGAACGTGTATAACAGTGCCTACaatacaaacaactacaatcAACAGAACACCGGCAACTCGGCTCCGATCACGACGCTGCGACCGAGCAGCTACAGTCCGAAGACCAGCTATCAGGCTTATCAGGGTCAGTTCGCGCAGTCCACCACCGTGCAGCCGAGCACGAATTACCAGAGTAGCGATTACACCAATCATCAGCAGAGAAGCTACAACAACATCCAGCGAGGCTCCAGCAGCGTCGCCTATCAATCCACCACACCCGCGTCCACCGCctacgataataataattataataacaacaataataattacaatagcaactataataattacaataataattacaataacaaCAACGGCCAGTACAGACCAGCCACTTCCACTAGGCAGGACGTGTCTCAGACCACGGCCAAGTATTTCGCCAGCAATTTCGCGAGCAACAGTTACGCGCCGACCACCTACAGCCCGGCGACAAAGAAGTACGCAAACGGCGACAACACCGTCGCGCAGACCGCCCTGAGGAACAACGACAATGCCGGTCAATACTATGACAAAAGTTCGAGCCAGGCGATCAAGCCGTCCACTCAATACTACGATACCACGAGACCACCCAAAAAAGCTACACAGTATAATAATTACGACAACGCAAGCAGCGGCAAATCGTACTATATTGAAAGCAGCACAAACAGCTATGACCTCGGCAGATCCTCCGTCGGGATTGGCTTCAGTCCCGCCAGCATCAACCACCTCGCCGAGTCGCCGAGAACCACGCCGGTACCAAG ACGATCTTCCAGCGCTACCACCTACAATCCGAACACCTTCAGTTCTAACGTTCAGAAAACAGTCCAGCCGACGACGACGCCACGTGGAGTCACCTATGTCAGCGGATCTGCGCGACCATTCACATCGACAACCAGATTACCCAGCAGTAGCAGCAGCACCAGCAACACAACAGCGCGACCAAAATCGGGCAAAAAGAACGACTATGATTACGCGTATTACGACAGCACAGGCGCCCTGGAATATGACGGGGTTGACCTCGAACATGTAACTAGCAACAAGGAGTCCACGAAAATAGCAAGGAATTAA
- the Cchl gene encoding holocytochrome c-type synthase yields MGNALTTASLSAADVIVSISQQIAKPESHRIKEYKGEPPPECPMHKSGQLNTINYASECPIDKMDESDINPLNMMPPGNQQPAPDQPFPLPTDRQVSSIPKVTDQEGEFWVYPSQQMFWNAMLRKGWRWKNEDISQKDMDDIIKIHNANNEQAWQEVLKWEALHARECGSPKLRSFGGKASKYSPRARIRYWMGYELPFDRHDWIIDRCGKNVRYIIDYYDGGKVDDKYTFALLDVRPAMDSWENIWDRMKVAWWRFKYQSNDESVSTATAH; encoded by the exons ATGGGTAATGCTCTTACCACAGCATCTCTGTCGGCTGCTGATGTGATAGTATCTATATCTCAACAAATTGCTAAGCCAGAATCGCATAGGATAAAGGAATATAAAGGTGAACCACCGCCTGAATGTCCAATGCATAAATCAGGCCAATTAAACACTATAAACTATGCCAGTGAATGTCCAATAGACAAAATGGATGAAAGTGATATAAATCCATTAAATATG atGCCACCGGGTAATCAGCAACCTGCACCTGATCAGCCATTTCCTTTGCCTACCGACAGACAGGTTTCATCAATACCTAAAGTAACTGACCAGGAGGGAGAATTTTGGGTGTATCCCTCCCAGCAGATGTTTTGGAACGCTATGTTAAGAAAGGGATGGCGATGGAAAAACGAAGATATTTCCCAGAAAGATATggatgatataataaaaattcataatgccAACAATGAACAGGCATGGCAAGAAGTTCTTAAATGGGAAGCTCTTCATGCGCGAGAATGTGGCAGCCCCAAACTGCGTAGTTTCGGTGGAAAAGCATCCAAGTATTCCCCACGTGCGCGAATTCGCTATTGGATGGG ATATGAATTGCCGTTTGATCGGCACGATTGGATTATAGATCGCTGCGGTAAGAATGTAAGGTACATTATCGATTATTACGACGGCGGCAAAGTTGACGACAAGTATACATTTGCATTACTTGATGTGAGACCTGCGATGGATTCGTGGGAAAATATCTGGGATCGGATGAAAGTGGCCTGGTGGCGTTTCAAATATCAATCTAACGATGAATCGGTATCTACTGCCACGGCCcattaa
- the LOC105668985 gene encoding histone-lysine N-methyltransferase SETMAR, translating into MEATASTDEYEHTAADVMYVMNNIPGPGIDTADFEAEYSVGCPCLVECYNCSCTRGSANYSNARIVDEKLAGPIFECNAHCTCGPNCGNRLIQNGPLNCLIIRDIAGKGLGLFTTKLIKKGQFICEYAGEVIGLQEARHRIEANKRYNTMNYVLVVSEHIGNNRIIVTCIDPKYFGNIGRYANHSCDPNSSLVPVRVEGIVPRLCLFASRDIENGEEVTFDYAGGAMANSVHCLSDTPCFCGSNNCFQFLPHNQIGQHEIFANDIVTMTET; encoded by the coding sequence ATGGAAGCAACTGCTTCTACCGACGAGTACGAACATACCGCAGCGGATGTTATGTatgtaatgaataatataccGGGGCCTGGCATAGATACAGCGGACTTTGAGGCCGAATACTCTGTAGGTTGTCCCTGCCTGGTCGAATGTTACAATTGTTCGTGTACACGCGGTTCTGCTAATTATTCTAATGCTCGAATTGTCGATGAAAAATTAGCTGGTCCGATATTCGAATGCAATGCTCATTGCACATGTGGACCAAATTGTGGAAATAGATTAATACAGAATGGTCCGttgaattgtttaattattagagATATCGCTGGCAAAGGTCTCGGTCTTTTCAcgactaaattaataaagaaggGTCAATTTATTTGTGAGTACGCCGGTGAAGTGATAGGTTTGCAAGAAGCGCGACATAGGATCGAAGCGAATAAGCGGTACAATACGATGAATTATGTTCTCGTAGTCTCGGAACATATTGGTAATAATCGTATTATTGTAACTTGTATAGATCCGAAATATTTTGGTAATATTGGACGATATGCTAATCATAGTTGCGATCCGAATTCTAGCCTCGTTCCAGTCAGAGTAGAGGGAATTGTGCCTCGATTATGCTTGTTTGCGTCTAGAGATATAGAGAATGGAGAGGAAGTGACTTTTGATTATGCTGGTGGTGCCATGGCTAATTCCGTCCATTGTCTCAGCGATACTCCTTGTTTTTGTGGGTCTAACAATTGTTTCCAATTTTTACCACATAATCAAATTGGACAGCATGAAATTTTTGCGAATGACATCGTAACAATGACAGAGACATAA
- the LOC105668984 gene encoding traB domain-containing protein isoform X2, whose translation MATNSSKVDQYIQCDQQERNLLSSIKDVHYDLIDEKGDYDSSTKPNIQDTTKELITNESRCNETSGYESSSGTLSTIMSTENNHDVSMESGESSEEEVMDKESNIQNKDHNIDNAVNEPIIREYDPTIDQRLPETVTLLTAPEGGKLYLVGTAHFSVESQNDVSKIIQAVQPHVVVVELCRARIGIMQLDEEVMYRYAKNIDYKTIMDTIKKEGLYNGLLHILLLRMAARVASQLGMPPGGEFRRAFEEVKKVPNCIVHLADRPINITIQRAIRSLSWWQTIKLGWHLSMMNDPITQEDVELCKQRSMLDEMIASMKEEFPVLGEVFVKERDIYLTNSLQLACLPCGPANRLLVEPRVVGIVGLGHVSGIVENWGKVKPGDIPPIMRVPPPSLSGKILKFTVKASILGAVIYVGYKVVAVPATIAFHSIKSSVEGLLQSFWDFFGLFR comes from the exons ATGGCTACCAATTCTAGTAAAGTTGATCAATATATTCAGTGTGATCAACAGGAGAGAAACTTGTTATCGTCCATAAAAGATGTACATTATgatttaattgatgaaaaaggCGACTATGATTCATCCACTAAACCAAATATACAGGATACTACAAAGGAATTAATTACCAACGAATCTAGGTGTAATGAAACATCAGGTTATGAATCATCTTCAGGTACATTGTCAACAATAATGAGTACAGAGAATAATCATGATGTCAGTATGGAAAGTGGAGAGTCTTCAGAGGAAGAAGTTATGGATAAAG AGTCTAATATCCAAAATAAGGACCATAATATCGACAATGCAGTAAATGAACCAATAATAAGGGAATATGATCCCACTATCGATCAAAGATTACCAGAAACTGTGACATTGTTGACCGCACCAGAAGGAGGAAAATTATACCTAGTAGGAACAGCGCATTTCAGCGTTGAAAGTCAAAATGATGTatcaaaa attatACAAGCTGTACAGCCTCATGTCGTTGTAGTTGAATTATGCAGAGCTAGAATTGGTATAATGCAACTCGATGAAGAAGTTATGTATCGTTATGCCAAGAACATCGATTATA AAACTATTATGGATACCATTAAGAAGGAAGGACTTTACAATGGTTTGTTACACATCTTGTTGTTGAGAATGGCAGCTCGCGTTGCGTCGCAACTCGGAATGCCACCCGGTGGCGAATTTCGAAGAGCATTTGAAGAG GTGAAAAAAGTGCCAAATTGCATCGTGCATTTGGCTGATCGACCAATCAATATAACAATACAACGCGCGATACGATCGTTATCTTGGTGGCAAACTATAAAACTAGGATGGCATCTGTCAATGATGAATGATCCTATTACTCAAGAGGATGTCGAACTGTGCAAACAACGATCGATGCTGGACGAGATGATCGCTAGCATGAAAGAGGAGTTTCCAGTATTGGGAGAAGTATTTGTTAAAGagagagatatttatttaaccaATTCTTTACAATTGGCCTGCTTACCGTGTGGTCCTGCGAATCGTCTGCTCGTCGAACCGAGAGTCGTAGGAATTGTCGGTTTAGGACATGTATCTGGTATCGTTGAAAATTGGGGTAAAGTCAAGCCCGGTGATATACCTCCTATCATGAG aGTGCCACCACCGTCGTTGTCCggtaaaatcttaaaatttaccgTTAAGGCATCTATACTCGGTGCTGTAATTTACGTAGGCTACAAAGTTGTAGCGGTACCTGCTACTATCGCGTTTCATTCTATCAAGTCATCGGTCGAGGGGCTTCTACAG AGTTTCTGGGACTTCTTTGGGCTTTTTCGTTGA
- the LOC105668984 gene encoding traB domain-containing protein isoform X1: MRHRTWIALLIITIREEMATNSSKVDQYIQCDQQERNLLSSIKDVHYDLIDEKGDYDSSTKPNIQDTTKELITNESRCNETSGYESSSGTLSTIMSTENNHDVSMESGESSEEEVMDKESNIQNKDHNIDNAVNEPIIREYDPTIDQRLPETVTLLTAPEGGKLYLVGTAHFSVESQNDVSKIIQAVQPHVVVVELCRARIGIMQLDEEVMYRYAKNIDYKTIMDTIKKEGLYNGLLHILLLRMAARVASQLGMPPGGEFRRAFEEVKKVPNCIVHLADRPINITIQRAIRSLSWWQTIKLGWHLSMMNDPITQEDVELCKQRSMLDEMIASMKEEFPVLGEVFVKERDIYLTNSLQLACLPCGPANRLLVEPRVVGIVGLGHVSGIVENWGKVKPGDIPPIMRVPPPSLSGKILKFTVKASILGAVIYVGYKVVAVPATIAFHSIKSSVEGLLQSFWDFFGLFR; the protein is encoded by the exons GAGAAGAAATGGCTACCAATTCTAGTAAAGTTGATCAATATATTCAGTGTGATCAACAGGAGAGAAACTTGTTATCGTCCATAAAAGATGTACATTATgatttaattgatgaaaaaggCGACTATGATTCATCCACTAAACCAAATATACAGGATACTACAAAGGAATTAATTACCAACGAATCTAGGTGTAATGAAACATCAGGTTATGAATCATCTTCAGGTACATTGTCAACAATAATGAGTACAGAGAATAATCATGATGTCAGTATGGAAAGTGGAGAGTCTTCAGAGGAAGAAGTTATGGATAAAG AGTCTAATATCCAAAATAAGGACCATAATATCGACAATGCAGTAAATGAACCAATAATAAGGGAATATGATCCCACTATCGATCAAAGATTACCAGAAACTGTGACATTGTTGACCGCACCAGAAGGAGGAAAATTATACCTAGTAGGAACAGCGCATTTCAGCGTTGAAAGTCAAAATGATGTatcaaaa attatACAAGCTGTACAGCCTCATGTCGTTGTAGTTGAATTATGCAGAGCTAGAATTGGTATAATGCAACTCGATGAAGAAGTTATGTATCGTTATGCCAAGAACATCGATTATA AAACTATTATGGATACCATTAAGAAGGAAGGACTTTACAATGGTTTGTTACACATCTTGTTGTTGAGAATGGCAGCTCGCGTTGCGTCGCAACTCGGAATGCCACCCGGTGGCGAATTTCGAAGAGCATTTGAAGAG GTGAAAAAAGTGCCAAATTGCATCGTGCATTTGGCTGATCGACCAATCAATATAACAATACAACGCGCGATACGATCGTTATCTTGGTGGCAAACTATAAAACTAGGATGGCATCTGTCAATGATGAATGATCCTATTACTCAAGAGGATGTCGAACTGTGCAAACAACGATCGATGCTGGACGAGATGATCGCTAGCATGAAAGAGGAGTTTCCAGTATTGGGAGAAGTATTTGTTAAAGagagagatatttatttaaccaATTCTTTACAATTGGCCTGCTTACCGTGTGGTCCTGCGAATCGTCTGCTCGTCGAACCGAGAGTCGTAGGAATTGTCGGTTTAGGACATGTATCTGGTATCGTTGAAAATTGGGGTAAAGTCAAGCCCGGTGATATACCTCCTATCATGAG aGTGCCACCACCGTCGTTGTCCggtaaaatcttaaaatttaccgTTAAGGCATCTATACTCGGTGCTGTAATTTACGTAGGCTACAAAGTTGTAGCGGTACCTGCTACTATCGCGTTTCATTCTATCAAGTCATCGGTCGAGGGGCTTCTACAG AGTTTCTGGGACTTCTTTGGGCTTTTTCGTTGA